The sequence ATTTTTATATATAAATACCTAATAGTCAATACATTGCATATATGTTAATATTATATTAATTTTTTGAAAAATTTTTCGAAAAAAGATTTTTATTAAAAAAATAAAAATACATTTGTAAAAAATATTTTTTTCACATAAAATATTTTAGGGGGCTAATTATATTTATTAAAGCAAAAAATTATGAGTAAATACAGTAAACTTGTGTTGGTGTTGCTAATTTTTATAACTAGTAATACTTTATTTTCTCAGTCTGACACTATTTATCAATCAGATGAAGGGGATGTTTTGATGAAGCCATATTTATGGTATAAAGCGGATAATATATTAAATTCCGGGCACATGCTTCATGACTATACAGGGCATGGTCATAATGGCATTTTAACAGATGGTTTTGTGTTATCAGACAGCATTGAGATAAATTATAACAGGTCATTTTTGTTTGATAATCCATTGAAAGACATTCGCATTGCTGATGTTCCTTTAGAGAACAGTCGCTTAAATGTTTTCACGGTTTATAAGAGCTTAAATAAAGGTTTAGACCAGCAATTATGGATGGTTTACTTTGACTCTGCTCATGTAGCTGGAATTACAACAAAGAGATTACAAACATTCACAATGAGTAAAAAATATAGAGAATTTAGTAGCACAGCCGCCATATTAAATTCAGCTTCAGTAGGTTGGTTAAATATGGATGTGGATTCAAATTCTTATATATCATTAGGAAATAAAGATAGTGTTAATTTTCAAGGATTTATATCTGAATTTATGCTTTATAACAGCATGCTGGATTCGCTTCAAATAGCTAAAATACAGACATATTTAGCAATAAAATATGGATTAACACTATTAGATTGTGATTATGTAGGCAGTAATGGCGATTTGTTTTGGTCACATAAAGAAAACAAGTATTATCATAATGAGATAGGCTGTATAAGTTACGATACTGTTTTTGGATTAAATCAGAAGCAGTCAAGAGCAGAGGGCAGTGAAAATATGATTTCAATAGGATTGGGCTCAATATCAACCACTAATGATATGAATTCAGGCATAATAAATCAAGGAGATTATATTATATGGGGAAGTAATAAAAAAGATATTTCAACAATATTAGAAA comes from Bacteroidales bacterium and encodes:
- a CDS encoding T9SS type A sorting domain-containing protein — translated: MSKYSKLVLVLLIFITSNTLFSQSDTIYQSDEGDVLMKPYLWYKADNILNSGHMLHDYTGHGHNGILTDGFVLSDSIEINYNRSFLFDNPLKDIRIADVPLENSRLNVFTVYKSLNKGLDQQLWMVYFDSAHVAGITTKRLQTFTMSKKYREFSSTAAILNSASVGWLNMDVDSNSYISLGNKDSVNFQGFISEFMLYNSMLDSLQIAKIQTYLAIKYGLTLLDCDYVGSNGDLFWSHKENKYYHNEIGCISYDTVFGLNQKQSRAEGSENMISIGLGSISTTNDMNSGIINQGDYIIWGSNKKDISTILENQELNEISNLSEKRWLVQVGGESLRGKQTQLWLDAKELDFEEKIFLVIDRSGQNEFTSENVQIYEPDTIYSDSTVQFSNILWDNDNSGKDVFTFIIGDKLTLQANGNVDDTSGFGKINMQVYGGKESFNYKITHIETSQVWQWSSNSRNQVQNGLPYGEYMVSLIDSKEAKDTAYVFINKNKSYKKNDNIENLHTINNENITKAIVYPNPSFGSFTVEMSLKNASRINMLITNTEGKTIKTKDISKTDSFKIQQTLNTVGVYYIRLQTSDGEEVTLPITIQK